Genomic DNA from Rubripirellula tenax:
GTTGTCGGAATCGCCCGAAGTTGCCGGATCCAAAGGCTGGGACGCCGCGCTCCCGCGCGTATTCACGTGGGCCATATTAGAATCAAAATCGACCCAGACGCAGATCATGATCATCAATACTCATTTCGATCATGTCGGCAAAGTCGCTCGGCTGAATTCGGCAAAGGCAATCGCCCGTTGGATCGATGAAAACGCAACGATGCCTGTGCTTTGTATGGGCGACTTCAATGCACAATCGGAATCCGACGTGCTGAGTGCCGCGAAGTCCGGCAAGTTGATCGTGCTTCGTGACGCACGATCAAAGTCAGCGTCAAGCCCCGAGGGGCCCACCGGAACGTGGAACGGGTTCAAGGCAATGGAGCCCAATTCACGCATCGACCATATTCTGGTCGACGATCGCGTTTCAGTCGAAACATATCGAACGCTCGACCCGAGAACTCCGAGCGGAAGATTCGCGAGTGATCATCATCCGGTGGTTGTGCGGATCGGATTCTAGATCGATGTCCAGGTCGCCGACTCCGATCGAAATTTTCGACGCTACTTCCAAATGATCAGGTCATCGATAGCGAGCGAATTGCCCTTCATTACCCATCGGTAGCTTGGCTTCGTGGTCTTCAGCTTCGCATCGCTGACGTCCACCATGGTGTCATTGTCGGTTTGAACGACCACTCGATCACCGCGCATTTCGATCTGCATCGTATACCATTGTCCGGTTTTGAAAGGGACGTTCGCGGACCCAAGTTTCTTCGCCTTGGACGTCGGGTCACTCTTGTCTTTATCAAGATTCACCGACACGCCCGCCTTGGTAACGATCACGCGAAACAGATGGCCCTTCGCGTGATTCATGCTGAATTGAGCACCGTTCGTGTTGTCATCAAACTTGAACGAAAAGCGAACGACCGAATCGGTGTTTTCCAATTGATAGTTCAAGACCGCTGCGTGTTCGTCCGATGCCAGTTCTTTGCCCATCAAGACGCCATCGACTACTTTCCAATCCCCTTTGACGGCGGAAATCGGTTTCGCCAGCGGTTCATCGAACGTGACCGACGCGACCGCGTCGCCCAGCGAACCCGCAAGTGGTTGGATGGTCACATTCTTTTCCGCCATCACGCTGGAAAGAGGGACCAGAAACAAAGCGGCACCAGCAAACATCGTTCGAATCATCTTGGTTTCAACCTATTCAATGTGGCGAAAGAGGAAGCAATGAACCACGTCGAAAACATCAGCGCAGGCTGTCTTCGTGAAAAACGTGGATCGCGAATCAGCCGATTGTAGA
This window encodes:
- a CDS encoding endonuclease/exonuclease/phosphatase family protein; protein product: MTRFMTFGFATLIGILSTLFMTAVSTADDGFAVMTYNIRYQNERDGDDRWVHRRDTVIKAIAEADIVGLQEVVLSQLDAIKAVTSGWTWVGVGRDDGASAGEFSPIGFRDSDFRMIDQDTRWLSESPEVAGSKGWDAALPRVFTWAILESKSTQTQIMIINTHFDHVGKVARLNSAKAIARWIDENATMPVLCMGDFNAQSESDVLSAAKSGKLIVLRDARSKSASSPEGPTGTWNGFKAMEPNSRIDHILVDDRVSVETYRTLDPRTPSGRFASDHHPVVVRIGF
- a CDS encoding family 16 glycoside hydrolase, producing the protein MIRTMFAGAALFLVPLSSVMAEKNVTIQPLAGSLGDAVASVTFDEPLAKPISAVKGDWKVVDGVLMGKELASDEHAAVLNYQLENTDSVVRFSFKFDDNTNGAQFSMNHAKGHLFRVIVTKAGVSVNLDKDKSDPTSKAKKLGSANVPFKTGQWYTMQIEMRGDRVVVQTDNDTMVDVSDAKLKTTKPSYRWVMKGNSLAIDDLIIWK